The following coding sequences lie in one Mycobacterium sp. DL440 genomic window:
- a CDS encoding DapH/DapD/GlmU-related protein has translation MPSSEPPSTGNEFSLSGFTGQGYDRGRSLPVQIIWLVVSRSVLFRWWMPNRVRIAVLRAFGARVGAGALIRHGVRIHWPWKLEVGECSWIGEGAWILNLENVTIGSNSCVSQDVLLCTGGHDRYSPTFEFDNGPIVIGDRVWVAARATVLRGVRIGDGATIAATALVSQDVPAGGTVFPPRSTKGAACG, from the coding sequence ATGCCATCGAGCGAGCCACCGTCCACCGGCAATGAGTTCTCGCTCTCCGGCTTCACCGGCCAGGGCTATGACCGCGGTCGGAGTCTGCCAGTGCAGATCATTTGGCTGGTGGTTTCCCGCTCCGTTCTGTTCCGCTGGTGGATGCCGAACCGGGTACGGATAGCCGTACTGCGGGCATTCGGAGCCAGAGTCGGCGCTGGTGCGCTGATCCGCCACGGTGTCAGGATCCACTGGCCGTGGAAGCTCGAAGTGGGCGAGTGTTCGTGGATTGGTGAAGGCGCGTGGATTCTGAACCTGGAGAATGTCACGATCGGGTCGAATTCGTGTGTCTCCCAAGATGTTCTGCTGTGCACGGGCGGTCATGATCGTTACAGCCCGACATTCGAATTCGACAACGGGCCGATAGTGATAGGTGATCGGGTCTGGGTGGCTGCCCGCGCGACCGTGTTGCGGGGTGTGCGGATCGGCGACGGCGCCACAATCGCCGCGACCGCGCTTGTCTCCCAGGATGTTCCGGCCGGCGGCACCGTGTTTCCGCCGCGGTCGACGAAGGGGGCCGCATGCGGGTGA